From a region of the Synechococcus sp. PCC 7502 genome:
- the def gene encoding peptide deformylase yields the protein MSSIFTKTLDICQVGNPVLRLTAEPIADPQAEVVQKLIAGLIKTLKQSNGVGIAAPQVGRSQRLLVIASHPNARYPHAPNMEPLPLINPVIRSHSENTEKDWEGCLSVPGIRGLVPRYDSIEVEYCDRHGKTQTTTFTGFVARILQHEYDHLEGKVFLDRVESSLDLISEAEYLKLIQQGNKLS from the coding sequence ATGAGTAGTATATTCACCAAAACCCTAGATATTTGCCAAGTTGGGAATCCAGTTTTACGATTAACTGCGGAGCCGATTGCTGATCCTCAAGCTGAGGTTGTCCAAAAATTAATTGCTGGCTTAATTAAAACCCTGAAACAGTCTAATGGGGTTGGGATTGCTGCCCCGCAGGTTGGGAGATCGCAGAGGTTATTAGTAATTGCCTCCCATCCTAATGCTCGATACCCCCATGCCCCAAATATGGAACCCCTGCCATTAATTAATCCAGTAATTCGCTCCCATAGTGAAAATACAGAAAAAGATTGGGAAGGTTGTCTGTCTGTGCCGGGAATTCGAGGCTTAGTGCCACGGTATGACAGCATAGAAGTTGAATATTGCGATCGCCACGGTAAAACCCAAACTACAACTTTTACAGGATTTGTCGCTAGAATACTTCAACATGAGTACGATCACTTAGAAGGTAAAGTATTTTTAGATCGAGTGGAAAGTTCACTGGATTTAATTAGTGAAGCAGAGTATTTAAAATTAATACAGCAAGGGAATAAGTTAAGTTAA
- a CDS encoding FAD-binding oxidoreductase — MKTYDWVVIGSGIAGAALSYELSVAGFSVLLIEQHQHLQGATRYSYGGIPYWSGTTDLTRLLAQEGIDRYPKLAPELESDIEFKYIDLLLTIAANANPQAIADSFKHFAVQPQLLDPKLALTLEPLLNPEAISGVLHYHHAYVNPELLVKAYQLGLLRHGGEIVIDQVRQVNQIGVNSGVKTLQTSYYGQNIAVCAGGIGRSLLKSSGVSVKLYFTHAEVIETVPSEVILRTIVMPAITDRLRLESEASRNDQRWDDEDYEVLAPSIDVGAIQFKNQHLRIGQISLAHTNPYLDRDLQQSEIAIRDQVKNIIPAIATIPGTCHRCLVAFSADSLPLVGAVTENIHIFSGFTSPFVFVPPLAKRFALAIAGNSDQLINQLSPHRFSNFA; from the coding sequence GGGTAGTTATTGGTAGTGGAATTGCGGGTGCTGCCCTTAGTTATGAACTCTCGGTGGCAGGGTTTTCAGTACTTTTAATTGAGCAACACCAACATCTGCAAGGAGCGACTCGGTATAGTTATGGAGGGATTCCCTACTGGTCAGGGACTACTGATTTAACCCGTCTGCTTGCCCAAGAAGGGATCGACCGCTACCCTAAACTAGCTCCAGAATTAGAAAGTGATATTGAGTTCAAGTATATAGACTTATTACTTACCATTGCTGCTAATGCCAATCCCCAAGCAATTGCTGATAGTTTTAAGCATTTTGCAGTCCAGCCACAGCTTTTAGACCCTAAACTGGCACTTACCCTAGAACCCTTGCTTAACCCTGAGGCAATTTCTGGAGTTCTGCACTACCATCATGCCTATGTCAATCCTGAACTTTTAGTCAAGGCTTATCAGTTGGGATTGCTCCGTCACGGTGGCGAGATTGTTATAGATCAGGTAAGACAGGTCAATCAAATTGGAGTAAACAGTGGAGTAAAAACCCTACAGACTAGTTACTATGGTCAAAATATTGCTGTATGTGCAGGAGGAATTGGGCGATCACTTCTGAAAAGCTCTGGTGTATCTGTAAAACTCTACTTTACCCATGCTGAAGTAATCGAAACCGTACCATCAGAGGTGATTTTACGCACAATCGTAATGCCAGCAATTACAGATAGGTTAAGGCTAGAGTCCGAAGCTAGTCGTAATGATCAACGTTGGGATGATGAGGATTATGAAGTTTTAGCTCCCTCTATTGATGTTGGCGCAATTCAGTTTAAGAATCAGCACCTGCGGATCGGACAAATTAGCTTAGCGCATACTAATCCTTACCTTGATCGCGATCTGCAACAGAGTGAAATTGCTATTCGGGATCAAGTTAAAAATATCATCCCAGCGATCGCTACAATTCCAGGAACCTGTCATCGTTGTCTTGTGGCTTTTAGTGCAGATTCCCTACCTTTAGTTGGGGCAGTTACGGAAAATATCCATATTTTTTCAGGATTTACTAGCCCATTTGTATTTGTACCTCCCCTTGCTAAACGGTTTGCTTTAGCGATCGCTGGAAATTCTGATCAACTAATTAATCAACTATCGCCCCATAGGTTTAGTAATTTTGCTTAG